CCTGGTTCGCCTGGGTTTCCGCCCTCGCGGGCTCCGCCGCCTCGGAAGCAAACATCATGATCGGCCTCGTCAGCACAAACTACCCCTCGTACACCTTCCAACCCTGGCACATCACCATGGTCATCATCGCCCAGCTCGTCGCCTGCGCCCTCATCAACATGTACGCCTTCCGCACCATCCCCTGGATGGAGCTCCTGGCGGGCGTCCTGCACGTCGTCCTCTGGctcgtcttcgtcgtcgtGCTGTTGACGCTCGCGCCCCGCGCCTCGGCTGAATTTGTCTTCTTCGAGCGCACTGTTTCCTCCGGGTGGACGAATGGCTTTGTGAGCTGGAATATCGGCATGTTGGTCCCCGCGTGGGGGTTCATTGGGTTCGATGGTGTTGTGCACATGGCGGAGGAGACGAAGAAGGCGAAGCAGGCTGCTCCGCGCGCGATGCTGTGGACGATTATCCTGAACGGCGTGCTCTCGTACGGGATCATCCTCGCCATCCTGTTTGGCATGGGCGGCGACCCGGCCACGACGGAGGCGATTCTGAGCTCCGACTACCCCATCATCCCCTTACTCTTCAACGCCGCGGGTCCCGCTGCGGGCACAGCCATGGTCGTCGGCCTCCTCGTCATCACTTTTTGCGTCGTCGCCGCCTCGCTGGCGTCCGTGTCGCGCATAACGTGGGCCTGGGCCCGCGACGGCGGCCTGCCGCGGTACTTTGCCAAGATCCACCCGACGCACCGCGTACCCATCCGGTCCGTCTGGCTGCCGTGCGTCATCGTCACCTGCCTGTCGCTCTTCACGGTGGGCAACAACGCGACGGCGACGGTGTTTTCGGCGTTTACTGCGCTCTCGTCGCTGGGGTTGTATGGCTCGTACATCATCGCCATTTCCTGTATGCTCCACGCCAGGCTGACGGGGCGGATCGGGCATGGATCCGAGTATCAGGTGCAGTATGGCGGGTGGTCGCTGCCCAAGGGTTGGGGCACGCCGGTTAATGTGTATGCGCTGCTGTGGTCGATGTATTTGAGCGTGTGGTTGCCGTTCCCGCAGACGATTCCGGTGACGGGGACGGAGATGAATTATGCGGGGCCGATTTATGTTGTTGTTGTGGTTGGGGCGGTGAGTTTGTGGTTTACGTGGGGGAAGAAGCATTGGCCTGGGTTGAATAAGAGTGCCATTGATAATGTGGTGGCGTATAATTGAGAGTGAGTTGAGATGGGAAAGTCTGGTCCAAACCAGACTTTGTAGATGATGAGTTATTAGACTACTATAGAGCCTCGTGGAGTTGTGCAATTCGACTCAAGTCTTTGATGGAATTCCTGGCATGAAGAGTAGAAATGAGAGTGATGGGTTGCTTGATCTGATGGATCTCAGTGCGATTAGCTTGAGAGACTTGGCAACCGGCGACTCTTCTCGTTGACCGTGTCCTCGATAGATATGGCCAACCTGTTCTCATCTCAGAAAGCCGGTGCCTGGGAATTACACGCGGCCGCGATGACTGGCCGCATCAGGCACCGACGGCCTGGGTAAGAGCATTGCGTACGTGGGCCACGAATGCCACGCTGGCATGAGGTGAGATGTGGCATCTCCCATCGACAACGCGTCCGCATCATACACCAGGACCCGAGTATCTGGCATTTGATCTCGCGATGCTGATGCAACAGACAAGTCCCGGTGAAAGGTGAAGATGGAGCATCCATGAGTGGGTTGTGTCCCAAAGCGGCAAGATGCGGAGAGAAGCGGTAAGGTGGAACAAGGCCCCGATCGTCGGGCGGGACCGAAAGGCGCTAGCAGACGTCACATGGCGCTCAGATTAGGGGGATGCCTGGATGCAAAACACGGTGCCTGTATCGGTCGTGGATGTTGTAGGTATTTGGGTGTACCGGTAGGCTGTACGCAGTAGACGGTAGTCAAGGACTCGTTGTATCTAGAAGCGTTGGATGGAGGGAACATGTTTGCTCGGTGAGTCAAGCCAGGAACCAGACCTTGCTGCGAATGAACACATGTCCATCTATGCCAAACAGGGGCGTTGAAAACGAGGGGACCAGAAGGTCTCGTGAGTATTTAGAGGGCCGTCTCTAACCTCGGTGAGCCTTGTTGGACAGTTCGAAAGACCTCTTTAAGTTGGCTGCCTCGGGACGATGAGATGAGAGCGGTGTCACGAATCAGCAGGTTCCCTGTCTTCATCCCTTCCAATTGTCCGGTTTCAGCTCCCTTCCTCTCCGCAGCTTACCTCATCCGTTGAACGCTCACCGTTATCGGCTTATCGCCTGCCCGAGCTGACACCGACGACAACCTTATCGCACCTTATCCAGCCCCTCGATGACGTCCACCGAGGTACCTCATCGCATTGCATCTCGCTGAAAGCACCAAAGCCAAGATCTCTCACCGGGCGCCCCCCGCCTTactaggtaccttaggtattCTACCTTAGTCAAGTTACTTTGGGTATGTAAGGTACCTTTCCCACCTAATGCTATGCGGCAGGTACATTCCCGTTTGACCCTTGGATCCAACGGCAAGTGCCCGTGATGCCCGCTACACCCGCCTGTTTTGTCCTCGTGCTCAGGGACCCCACCTTACCTTGCCCCCCAGCGAGCACCGAGCGCCGGTTGCTGCTTCCGCGTGCTGTCTGCTGTGTAAGCTGCCGTGTACCTTGCCTTACACACCCGTCCGCATCCGCAATCCTGCATCTTCCATCTGCTTGCTCCTCCACAGCTTTTGGTTGAacccttttctttctttcttccaTTCTGTCTGTCACTCCGACACTCATTGTCGAGATCCTACCGATACTCACACATTACCTATCAAGCTAGACGGACCTTGCAACCTCAAACGCTACCCCTCGCTGCTCATCCCATACCGTCAGCCCCCCCGCCTGACGTCGGCTTGTGCTCCCTGCGACAGCTGCGCGCGCTGACCGAGCCGTGCAAAGCTACCTGTGCCGACAACACTCTTCCATCTCTTCTTTAGTTCCGAGCAAACCTTCTTCTTCCCTCTTACACCTCTACCTCCTCTCCACCTTGACGACCTTATCGAGCCCTCATATCGCAACCATGTTTGACATATTCGCCCACCTCTTATCGTGAGTTCCCCTCTCCTTCAGGCATGCGCAATGGGGGAACGCCGCCCCTCCATGACATCCATGACACTCTCGGCGCGGCTTGAATTTCTCAACCTTCAGCCTTAGGCCTGCTGGGATACGATGAACCGCTCGACTAACATGATATTCTACCTCACAGCTCCATCGCTTCCTTCCTCTTCCCCCTCTTCGCCTCTTACAAGGCCCTCAAGACCTCCGACCCGGCACAACTGACACCATGGCTCATGTACTGGGTCGTCCTCGCCTGCGCACTCCTCGTCGAGTCCTGGACTGAATGGATCCTTGTCTGGTACGTTTTGACTCGCAGACTGCAACCAACATCCAGCCTCCCTCTTCCGACCAACCACTAACACCAGCCACAGGATCCCCTTCTACGCCTATATCCGCCTCCTGTTCCTCCTCTACCTCGTCCTTCCCCAAACCCAAGGCGCCCGCATCATCTACCAAACCCACGTCCACCCTTTCCTGCAAGACAACGAGGCTCAAATCGAAGAGTTCATCTCCGAGGCCCACGACAAACTGAAAGCCGCCGGCATCGCCTACCTCAAACGCGCAATCGAGCTCATCAAGACAAACGTCCTCGGCCTGCCCCCAGGCGACCCCGAACCCGCGCCCCAGCCCTCCGCTGCAGCCGCTCCTGCCGGCCACCCACCGCAGTCCTACACGCAGTCCCTCCTCGCCCGGTTTAGCGTCCCCGCCGCGCGCTGGGCTCCCGCTGCCGGAACTGGCCACACAGGCGCTGACTTTTACAACCTCCTCGCCGGCGCCTACTCCGCCGCTACCGGTGGGGGACAGCACCAGGACCTGTCCAAGTCCGGCTCCATTATCCCGCCGAACCTCCAGGGTGGCGAGAGGACGAGCTTCATCGCCGCCCAGCGTGAGCGTCTCGCCTTCCTCCTCAAGGCTCTCGAGCGTGAGGAGGCAGCGACGTCATCGTCGGCGCATCCCGAAACTTTTAGCCGCTCCCTGGGGAGCATGCAGCTCGACGGcagcgaggaggaggaagtgaCGCAGAGACCGCCGAGCGCGCACAGCGGACTCAGCAAATCGCGGAGTGAGACCGATTTCGAAAAGATTGACGCCGAAAGCGGGGCCGAGGACCTCGGTGGCGATGACGAGGACGGATCCGTTAGGCGGAGGCAGACTAGCGGGGGATCGTCGTGGATGCCGTGGGGATGGGGCGCTACACCGACGGCTGAGAATCCCGAGGGTGGATCTAGCTCGGGCGTGCACAAGTGATTGCCGTCCTTCGGATGTGACAACGGCGTTTGTCAGTGGGAAATGGAGTTCTTTGCGCGGCGGTTTATGGTGACTTTTGCATGATTTAGATGTTCGGCTTGGGCGAGGGATATGGAGTCATGGTCGATTTATGATACACCCGAGAGTGGATGTCATTCCGGGACCAGCAAAAGCCTGCGCTCCCGCACGATTCCCAACCAAAGGGGGGCTGAATAGACCTGGGAGTCGCTTTCAACAGCCGACCACCGTTCCTGAGAGAGTGGCCTCTGTCGTGATTGTGTCCTAATGTTTTGATTGACCGCTATGCAAAGGTCTATGCATCTACAGCCCTTACCCCTATCCCGAGGAGGGCCATGATATACGTCTAATATTACAGTTGAGATTCCTACTCTTGCGACCCGTCTTACACATATCCCACCCAtctagttttatttatacaAGTTTTTTTTATCCATAAGGTCTTTGCGGGCTCGCACGATACCCGTCACATTCCCTAACAGCGCGGAATTGTCCTCTTTCAAGGTTTATCGTCCTTGAGCGCCAGACACTTTTAGTTGGTCTTCTTGTAAGGGTACGCCAGCGGCACGTCCTTGCGCGTCCAGACGAGCTTCTTGCGCTTGGTGGTGACGTGCTCGGCCCAGACCTCGTCGGCGTACTCTCTGCGGAACTGGCGGATGAAGACGGGGTCCCAGAGGTCCGAGGCGACGCCGAGGTCTTTGCAGCAGCGCATGAGGGCGTTTGATTTGCAGCCCTCGACGGCGGAGGGGAGGTTTTCGACGGAGAAGTAGCCGTTTTCGCCCTGGGCTTGGGAGATGAAGCTGTGTGGGTTTGCGGGTTAGCTTTGCTTTGCTTGATGCGACTTCAGGATAGTCCGAGTGGGTTGGGGGGCAAAAGTCCGAGGACATGGAAAAACACGTACCGTCCTTCCGCGATGAGAGCGTATTCTCTGGTGACGACCTTCTCTCCGACGACGACATCGCCCTTGGGTACGAGGCCCCACCCGCCGGGACCAAAGGCCTGGTTGAGGATGCGGCGGTACTTGATCTCGGGGAGGTAGATTATGCCGTCGGGTTTGACCTCGACGTCGGACGGGTTGACGGGTTGGAGGAGGATATCGACTACTTCCTTCGGGAAGCGGGCTGTGCCTAGGCCGTGGTAGGATGTCGACCAGTCTattggctgctgctgctgttgctgttgttgccGTGTTTGCTGCTGCGGTGTTTGCTGTTGTTGTGTATCTGAGGGCTGGGTTTGAGGAGGAGGGACATATGCTGGTGCTGTTGGGAACGTTGTCGTCGCGGGCGCGGGTGTGGGTTtaggtgctgctgctgctgagggGGAAGAGGATGGTTTCGAGGCCTTCGCGGCTGGGGAGGGTGTCTTTCTGGCGTAGCTTGAGGTTGTTGTGCTCTTTGCGGGGGACGGGGCGGCTGCGGTCGCGGAGGCGGCTTTGTAGCGCGAGGTTGTGGCTATGCGCGCGACGGAGGTGAaggctgttgctgttgctgttcgCGATGCGCGGAGGAGGGGGCGCACGGTGAAGGAGGCCATTGTGGTCTGTCTAGTATGCGACTTTCCGGCTGAGGAGTGAGTGGCGTGGGAATGGGTAGAGTGCGTGTCCGGGTGTAGGGTTGAAGAGCTGTGGGACACGCGCGCGCGCGTGGGAGAAAGGGACGggcgggagagagagagcgagagTGAGGTGGTTGAGGGTTGCGCGGTGTCGATGATGCTCATAGACTCCCGGGGCGGCGTGTAGGATGAAGGAGGACTGATGAATTTGGTCGGCGCGGGTGAATGCGGCGCCCGGGAGGCGGGAGCTTGGGCCACGTTTTTGGAGCTAGAACACTGTGCGAGCGACTTTTTCTGTTCTCGTTGGCGTCAGTCCACTTTAAGCCTGgcagtgagtgagtgagtgagacgGTCAACGGGAATGAGATGAGTTGCGATTCGTTTCGTGATGATTTTTAATCTACAGTTGTTGATACAAGTGGTGTACAAGCTTCAGATAGCGGACCAAAGACTCATTCTCGGAGTTGGATCACGCATCCTTTGCGTCCGTCCGGCGATCGTTGCCCTGCTGCTTCCAACAGCTCTTGAAATGCTCCATCTAAGATAGTATCAACCATTGTCAGCTTTAGTTCATCATGTACCTCATTGCAGCGCGAGACAAGAAGAACATTCGGAGGAAGCAGACATACCTCGGCCGTACACTGCCGCCAGTCCTTCTTCTCGAAATAGCAATCTGTCAACTTGGCATTCTCGTCTACAGAGACAACCAAGGTGGATTCCAAAGTTAGCGCCGTGATCCAACTGTCTGTTCGCGATCTTTTCCGCTGCGATCCGGAGAGAGAGGGGAGTCGTTGCGTACCTGCGCAACCCGTGCTGAAGATGCGCTTGTCCCTGCATGGTTTTGTTAGCCTTTACTTCTTGTTTACTTGTCTCTCTCTGCTCGTTTTCCTCGTCTACTTATGCCTTTCTACATCGTGAGCAACATCAATTTGCCGTATGAGACAAGACAAACTCGACGAGTTGAGAAGAGCAGAAGAAAGGTCCATTCTACGTACCAGTCATCAGGCTCGTCATCTTCTGTCGACGACTTCTTCGCCGTGTCGCTCTCCTGCTTGGACATCTTCTTTATTCGTCTTCCTCCTCAGAGTCAATTGTAGGTCGTTGAGCAGACGTTGTTGTCGTCTTGTGTCGGCGATTGAATTGTTTTGCAAGGTGCGAAGTGAGTTCTCATTCGAAGTAGCACCGCCGGAACTTTGTTAGGGGTCCCAAGACAGTGCCCAACCAAACCCCGAAGCTACAACGACGCTCGCTACTGGAACTCACTCACTCAACACCTTAAGACTCATCTCATCCCTCATCGCCCTCACTCACAGACTCTCACCATGGCCTCACGTAAACTCAATGTGCTGGTCTACACCGGTACCTAGTCCCCCTCCCTCAGCTATTATACCCCACATTGACTCACATACAACCCCTAGGCACCGGCACGACCGTCGAATCGGTCCGTCACTGCATCTACTCCCTCCGCCGCCTCCTCTCCCCAACCTACGCCGTCATCCCCGTCGCCGAGGCCGCCCTCCTTAAAGAACCCTGGCAGCCCACCTGCGCCCTCCTGGTCATCCCGGGCGGCGGCGACCTGGGCTACTGCCGCGTCCTCAACGGCCCCGGCAACCGGCGCATCCCCGACTATGTCCGCCGCGGCGGGGCATACCTCGGCTTCTGTGCCGGCGGGTACTACGGCAGCCGCCGGTGTGAGTTCGAGGTCGGCGATCGGACGCTCGAGGTTATCGGGTCGCGCGAGCTCGGGTTCTTCCCGGGGACGTGTAGGGGTGGTGCGTTGAAGGGGTTCGAGTATCATTCTGAGAGGGGCGCGAGGGTGGTAAGGTTGAGTGTGAAGGAGGGGTTTGGGGAGGGGGATGAAGTGTTGAG
The window above is part of the Colletotrichum lupini chromosome 9, complete sequence genome. Proteins encoded here:
- a CDS encoding LPXTG-domain-containing protein, coding for MAKADLVEMQQQKGGYDAVNTTSSPGNTDDGAKNNHHESGAYPYATDGGTGDSTLRRLFSFWQLLAFALIFMSSWEVMAMDMGATFYNGGPQTLAWGIVLVVVGAMAQALSMAELATIQPIAGAQYHWTHFLAPEKHRRFITWMQGWVTWFAWVSALAGSAASEANIMIGLVSTNYPSYTFQPWHITMVIIAQLVACALINMYAFRTIPWMELLAGVLHVVLWLVFVVVLLTLAPRASAEFVFFERTVSSGWTNGFVSWNIGMLVPAWGFIGFDGVVHMAEETKKAKQAAPRAMLWTIILNGVLSYGIILAILFGMGGDPATTEAILSSDYPIIPLLFNAAGPAAGTAMVVGLLVITFCVVAASLASVSRITWAWARDGGLPRYFAKIHPTHRVPIRSVWLPCVIVTCLSLFTVGNNATATVFSAFTALSSLGLYGSYIIAISCMLHARLTGRIGHGSEYQVQYGGWSLPKGWGTPVNVYALLWSMYLSVWLPFPQTIPVTGTEMNYAGPIYVVVVVGALERLGNRRLFSLTVSSIDMANLFSSQKAGAWELHAAAMTGRIRHRRPG
- a CDS encoding HVA22 family TB2/DP1 protein, with amino-acid sequence MFDIFAHLLSSIASFLFPLFASYKALKTSDPAQLTPWLMYWVVLACALLVESWTEWILVWIPFYAYIRLLFLLYLVLPQTQGARIIYQTHVHPFLQDNEAQIEEFISEAHDKLKAAGIAYLKRAIELIKTNVLGLPPGDPEPAPQPSAAAAPAGHPPQSYTQSLLARFSVPAARWAPAAGTGHTGADFYNLLAGAYSAATGGGQHQDLSKSGSIIPPNLQGGERTSFIAAQRERLAFLLKALEREEAATSSSAHPETFSRSLGSMQLDGSEEEEVTQRPPSAHSGLSKSRSETDFEKIDAESGAEDLGGDDEDGSVRRRQTSGGSSWMPWGWGATPTAENPEGGSSSGVHK